One Nitrospira sp. genomic region harbors:
- the eno gene encoding phosphopyruvate hydratase gives MSAIREIKGRQIIDSRGNPTIEAEVTLESGAKGRAAVPSGASTGEKEAIELRDGDKKRWMGKGVSKAVSNISKVIAPELLGKEAFDQAGIDRAMIALDGTKTKGKLGANAILGVSLAVAKASASETGQPLYRYLGGTNARVLPVPLMNIINGGAHADNRLDLQEFMIMPVGASRFSEALRMATEVFHSLKALLKKKGLNTAVGDEGGFAPDLQSNEEALGLISQSIEDAGYRVGKDIALALDCAASEFYDKGRYVLEAEKNSERSSDEMISYYGKLLDRYPILSIEDGLSELDWKGWKVLTEKLGKRVQLVGDDIFVTNVEIFSKGIKEGIGNSILIKLNQIGTLTETLDAIELAKRSGYTAIISHRSGETEDTMIADVAVATNSGLIKTGSLSRTDRVAKYNQLLRIEEELGGVALYRGREAVQAMV, from the coding sequence ATGAGTGCGATTAGAGAAATCAAGGGCAGACAGATTATCGATTCACGGGGCAATCCGACGATTGAGGCCGAAGTGACGCTCGAAAGTGGCGCGAAGGGGCGGGCGGCCGTTCCATCCGGCGCCTCAACGGGGGAAAAAGAAGCGATCGAACTCCGCGACGGGGACAAGAAACGATGGATGGGAAAGGGAGTCTCAAAGGCGGTCTCGAACATCAGCAAGGTTATTGCCCCGGAATTACTTGGTAAGGAAGCATTCGATCAGGCCGGTATCGATCGAGCCATGATTGCGTTGGATGGGACGAAGACCAAAGGTAAGCTGGGAGCCAATGCGATCTTAGGTGTCTCGTTAGCCGTGGCGAAGGCGTCGGCGAGTGAAACAGGGCAGCCGCTCTATCGTTATCTCGGAGGGACGAATGCTCGAGTGCTTCCGGTACCGCTCATGAACATCATCAACGGCGGCGCCCATGCTGATAATCGTTTGGACCTCCAAGAGTTCATGATCATGCCGGTAGGTGCGAGCCGATTTAGCGAGGCCCTCCGAATGGCCACCGAGGTCTTCCATTCGTTGAAGGCCCTCTTGAAGAAGAAGGGTCTCAACACGGCCGTGGGAGATGAAGGCGGGTTCGCCCCGGATTTGCAATCCAACGAAGAGGCGCTGGGTTTGATCTCGCAATCGATAGAAGACGCTGGCTATAGGGTCGGAAAGGATATCGCCTTGGCGTTGGACTGTGCGGCGAGCGAGTTCTACGACAAGGGACGGTATGTTCTCGAAGCCGAAAAGAACTCGGAACGTTCCTCCGATGAGATGATCAGCTACTACGGCAAGCTTTTGGATCGTTATCCGATTCTCTCCATCGAAGACGGGCTGAGTGAATTGGATTGGAAGGGTTGGAAGGTCCTCACGGAAAAGCTGGGCAAAAGGGTACAGCTCGTCGGGGACGACATTTTCGTCACCAACGTCGAAATCTTCTCGAAGGGCATCAAGGAAGGAATCGGGAATTCGATTCTGATCAAGCTCAATCAGATCGGGACCCTGACGGAAACGTTGGATGCGATCGAGCTTGCGAAGCGATCGGGCTATACGGCAATCATCTCACACCGTTCGGGTGAGACCGAAGATACTATGATTGCGGACGTGGCGGTCGCCACGAACAGCGGATTGATCAAGACGGGATCCTTGTCTCGAACGGATCGCGTGGCGAAATATAATCAATTGCTTCGAATCGAAGAGGAGTTGGGAGGCGTGGCGCTCTATCGTGGTCGAGAGGCAGTGCAAGCCATGGTCTAA
- the gatB gene encoding Asp-tRNA(Asn)/Glu-tRNA(Gln) amidotransferase subunit GatB, translating to MIFETVIGVEVHAQLRTKSKMFCGCGTTFGLSANSQTCPVCLGLPGSLPVINRTAVEMAVRAGLALNCTIDTNNQFARKNYFYPDLPKGYQISQYESPICNHGWIEIRDGSGTKRIRIRRAHLEEDAGKNIHETGTGGSRVDLNRAGMPLLEIVTEPDMCSADEVVAYLKGLRDILMYLEVCDGNMEEGSFRCEPNLSLRPSGQKEFGTKVELKNINSFKYVKDAIEYEIKRQTKVLSEGGTIRQETRLWNIERGETAVMRSKEEAHDYRYFPDPDLVPLKLDDEWIEGFRADLPELPAVRTKRFVSDYGLPEYDATILTASKSMADYFELCVKQFNQPKTVSNWVMGELTRELNNSRTDISASPVTSERLVSLLQMVDKGTISLKVAREIFPNLYSSGKTPEQIVREKGLTQVSDEGALAELIEEILNKNPGQVAQFKEGKQQVLGFLVGQVMKASGGKANPGKVNELLKKELSA from the coding sequence ATGATCTTCGAGACGGTCATCGGAGTGGAGGTGCACGCCCAACTGCGGACGAAGTCCAAGATGTTCTGCGGGTGCGGCACGACCTTCGGTCTGTCGGCCAACAGCCAGACCTGTCCGGTCTGTCTCGGTTTGCCGGGCAGTTTACCCGTTATCAATCGAACGGCGGTCGAAATGGCGGTTCGTGCAGGGTTGGCGCTGAACTGTACGATTGATACGAACAACCAGTTTGCCCGGAAGAATTATTTCTATCCGGATTTACCCAAAGGCTATCAGATTTCCCAATATGAGTCCCCGATTTGCAATCACGGGTGGATTGAGATTCGTGATGGTAGCGGGACAAAACGAATCCGCATCCGTCGCGCGCATTTGGAAGAGGATGCCGGGAAAAATATCCATGAGACCGGCACCGGTGGGAGCCGGGTAGATCTGAACCGCGCCGGCATGCCGCTATTGGAGATCGTGACGGAACCGGACATGTGTTCGGCTGATGAGGTGGTGGCCTACCTGAAAGGATTGCGGGATATCTTAATGTACTTGGAGGTCTGCGACGGGAATATGGAAGAAGGGAGCTTTCGCTGTGAGCCGAACTTGTCGCTGCGTCCGTCTGGGCAGAAGGAGTTTGGGACGAAAGTCGAGCTGAAGAACATCAACTCCTTCAAATATGTGAAGGATGCGATCGAGTATGAGATCAAGCGGCAAACCAAGGTCTTGAGCGAGGGAGGCACGATTCGCCAGGAAACGAGGCTCTGGAACATCGAACGTGGTGAAACGGCGGTCATGCGTTCCAAAGAAGAAGCCCATGACTATCGGTACTTCCCGGACCCTGATTTGGTGCCGTTGAAGTTGGACGATGAGTGGATCGAAGGATTCCGTGCCGACTTGCCCGAACTGCCGGCCGTGCGGACGAAGCGATTTGTGTCGGACTATGGGTTGCCTGAATATGATGCCACTATTCTGACGGCTTCGAAGAGCATGGCGGACTACTTCGAACTTTGCGTGAAGCAGTTTAATCAACCCAAGACCGTGAGTAATTGGGTGATGGGAGAGTTGACGAGAGAGCTAAACAATTCCAGGACAGATATTTCAGCGTCGCCTGTCACGTCTGAACGGCTGGTGAGTCTTTTGCAGATGGTGGACAAAGGCACGATTAGCCTAAAGGTCGCCCGTGAAATCTTTCCCAATCTTTATAGCAGCGGGAAGACTCCCGAACAGATTGTGCGGGAAAAAGGGTTGACACAGGTCTCTGACGAAGGGGCGCTGGCGGAGCTCATCGAAGAGATCCTCAACAAGAATCCCGGGCAGGTTGCGCAGTTCAAGGAAGGCAAACAACAAGTATTGGGTTTCCTCGTGGGGCAGGTGATGAAGGCGAGCGGAGGGAAAGCAAATCCTGGGAAAGTCAACGAGTTACTGAAGAAGGAGCTGAGCGCCTAA
- a CDS encoding YtxH domain-containing protein gives MADDRGTSAMVFLAFLSGATMGAVAALLLAPQSGGESRDQIRKYARRAENDLRDLAGRAGEAFEEAVDQGKEFVETKRSVLREAFDAGREAVKRERGRIDEGPDRG, from the coding sequence ATGGCGGATGATCGAGGAACATCAGCGATGGTTTTCTTGGCATTTTTGAGCGGAGCGACGATGGGCGCCGTGGCGGCACTATTACTGGCGCCGCAATCAGGGGGTGAATCACGTGACCAAATCAGGAAATACGCTCGTCGAGCTGAAAACGATCTCCGCGATCTGGCCGGCCGTGCCGGTGAGGCATTTGAAGAAGCCGTTGATCAGGGCAAGGAGTTTGTCGAAACGAAACGGTCGGTTCTGCGAGAGGCATTCGATGCCGGACGCGAAGCCGTGAAGCGCGAACGTGGTCGTATCGACGAGGGGCCTGATCGAGGATGA
- a CDS encoding DUF948 domain-containing protein: MTIVEIAALLVAVAFAVLVGYLVPVLMQVRKTVAESEQLLSKMNAEVPALVAELRAMSQNLNDVTSQAREGVEHAAVLLHAVGEVGESVQQVHNVVRGSSGTLLSNVASMVAGFKAATKVVRKRIKPEGGTHNGG, encoded by the coding sequence ATGACGATCGTCGAAATCGCCGCGCTCCTCGTGGCGGTGGCATTTGCTGTGCTGGTTGGGTATCTCGTACCGGTATTGATGCAAGTCCGTAAAACGGTGGCTGAGTCCGAACAGCTCCTCTCGAAGATGAACGCCGAGGTGCCGGCTCTCGTGGCTGAACTCCGGGCCATGAGCCAGAACTTGAATGATGTGACGAGCCAGGCGCGTGAGGGGGTAGAGCATGCGGCGGTATTGCTTCACGCGGTGGGTGAAGTGGGTGAATCCGTGCAACAAGTCCATAATGTGGTTCGTGGATCGAGCGGCACGCTCTTGAGCAATGTGGCCAGCATGGTTGCGGGCTTCAAAGCGGCCACCAAAGTCGTGCGTAAACGCATAAAACCTGAAGGAGGGACACACAATGGCGGATGA
- the gatA gene encoding Asp-tRNA(Asn)/Glu-tRNA(Gln) amidotransferase subunit GatA: protein MSLQKLSLVELHKKFKAGEVTATEIARAYLLRISQVEPKVKAFVTQAKEAAFVQAEALDRKLKVWRKTNPLTGMPLAIKDNICTEGVLTTCSSRMLQNFVPPYDATVIAKLRAQEYMLLGKTNLDEFAMGSSTENSAFGPSRNPWNLHCVPGGSSGGSAAAVAAEECVAALGSDTGGSIRQPGAFCGVVGLKPTYGRVSRYGLVAFASSLDQIGPITRDVSDAAFLLQAIAGHDPMDSTSVDCSVPDYMKALQKRDLKTLKIGVPVEFFTEGLDPDVEQIVRAAIGELKNLGAEIREIRLPSTGAAVAVYYVIATAEASSNLARFDGVKFGFRAKETKDLLELYMKTRQEGFGPEVKRRIMLGTYVLSAGYYDAYYGKAQAVRTLVCQDFAAAFKEVDLIVTPATPTPAFKLGEKSEDPLQMYLSDIFTISVNLAGLPAIALPCGFSKTGLPIGLQMIGRAFEEETVLRAAHAYEQSTHWYLKKPMIR, encoded by the coding sequence ATGTCCCTCCAGAAACTAAGCCTCGTCGAGCTTCATAAGAAATTCAAGGCAGGGGAAGTCACGGCCACAGAGATTGCGCGCGCCTACCTTCTGCGCATCAGCCAGGTGGAGCCGAAGGTGAAGGCCTTCGTCACCCAAGCGAAGGAAGCAGCATTCGTACAGGCGGAAGCCTTGGATCGGAAGCTCAAGGTATGGAGAAAGACCAATCCGCTCACCGGAATGCCGCTTGCCATCAAGGATAATATCTGTACGGAAGGTGTACTCACAACCTGCAGCTCTCGAATGTTGCAGAATTTTGTGCCACCCTACGACGCGACGGTGATCGCCAAGTTGCGAGCGCAGGAGTACATGTTGTTGGGTAAAACGAATTTGGACGAGTTTGCGATGGGATCGTCGACGGAGAACTCCGCATTCGGCCCCAGCCGAAATCCTTGGAACCTACACTGTGTGCCGGGAGGATCTAGCGGAGGATCCGCTGCAGCGGTGGCGGCGGAGGAATGTGTGGCGGCACTTGGCTCAGACACCGGCGGGTCCATCAGGCAACCGGGGGCGTTCTGTGGAGTGGTGGGGCTGAAGCCGACCTACGGACGGGTCTCGAGATATGGGTTGGTCGCGTTCGCCTCCTCGCTGGATCAAATCGGACCGATCACGAGAGACGTGTCTGACGCGGCATTTCTTCTGCAGGCCATTGCAGGTCATGATCCGATGGACTCCACCTCGGTCGATTGCTCCGTGCCGGATTACATGAAAGCGCTGCAAAAACGGGATCTCAAAACTCTGAAGATCGGCGTGCCGGTCGAATTTTTTACTGAAGGACTCGACCCGGACGTCGAGCAGATAGTCAGAGCGGCCATTGGGGAGTTGAAGAATCTTGGCGCTGAGATCAGGGAAATCCGTCTGCCGAGCACCGGCGCGGCTGTGGCTGTGTACTATGTGATCGCGACGGCGGAAGCCAGTTCGAATCTCGCCCGCTTCGACGGGGTGAAGTTCGGATTCCGTGCCAAGGAAACCAAAGATCTTCTCGAACTCTACATGAAGACGCGGCAGGAAGGATTCGGACCGGAAGTGAAGCGTCGGATCATGTTGGGGACCTATGTACTCAGTGCTGGCTATTACGATGCCTATTATGGGAAGGCCCAAGCGGTGCGAACGTTGGTCTGCCAAGATTTCGCGGCCGCCTTCAAAGAAGTGGATTTGATCGTGACTCCGGCCACGCCGACGCCGGCCTTCAAGCTTGGTGAAAAGAGCGAAGATCCCTTACAGATGTATCTCTCCGATATTTTTACGATCTCGGTCAACCTGGCCGGATTGCCGGCGATCGCTCTGCCTTGCGGCTTCAGCAAAACAGGGCTTCCCATTGGCTTACAGATGATTGGGCGAGCTTTTGAGGAAGAGACGGTGCTTCGGGCCGCACATGCCTATGAGCAATCGACACACTGGTACCTCAAAAAACCGATGATACGGTAG
- a CDS encoding aspartate 1-decarboxylase — MFRQMLRSKIHRATVTGAHLEYEGSLTIDQDLMEAAGILPYEAIICSNLNNGERFMTYAINGTRGKGEIILNGPTARKAAVGDQIIIFCYEYYGEEEIKKHTPKIVRVNEKNRIVTVS, encoded by the coding sequence ATGTTTCGACAAATGCTGCGTTCGAAAATTCACCGTGCGACAGTGACGGGAGCCCACCTCGAGTACGAAGGCAGTCTGACCATCGACCAAGATTTGATGGAGGCGGCGGGGATCCTGCCGTATGAGGCCATTATCTGCTCGAATCTGAATAACGGGGAGCGATTTATGACCTACGCGATCAACGGTACGCGGGGGAAAGGGGAGATCATTTTGAACGGGCCCACCGCGCGAAAGGCGGCGGTCGGAGATCAGATCATCATCTTTTGTTACGAGTATTACGGCGAGGAAGAGATCAAGAAGCACACACCCAAGATCGTTCGGGTGAATGAAAAGAATCGAATTGTGACGGTGAGCTGA
- the gatC gene encoding Asp-tRNA(Asn)/Glu-tRNA(Gln) amidotransferase subunit GatC: MRKGTTRVEITQLDVEKVAQLARLAVTPAEKETFAKQLTQILAHVDTLNRYDTTGIEPTATVMGRVNVFREDVVRPSLTSHQALANAPERESDGFVVPKILEER; encoded by the coding sequence GTGAGGAAGGGAACAACGAGAGTGGAGATTACGCAGCTGGATGTGGAAAAGGTGGCACAGTTGGCACGATTGGCCGTCACACCGGCTGAGAAGGAGACATTTGCCAAACAGTTGACTCAGATTCTCGCGCATGTCGATACATTGAACCGGTACGACACGACGGGAATCGAGCCGACCGCCACCGTCATGGGGCGAGTGAATGTGTTTCGGGAGGATGTCGTACGTCCGTCCCTTACATCGCACCAGGCGTTAGCAAACGCACCTGAGCGTGAATCAGACGGGTTTGTGGTCCCTAAAATTTTAGAGGAGCGTTAA
- the glmS gene encoding glutamine--fructose-6-phosphate transaminase (isomerizing), whose amino-acid sequence MCGIIGYVGDQDAVPILIGGLAKLEYRGYDSSGVAVMQGEKIAVRRSVGKLANLQMALKSNELKGTVGIGHTRWATHGKPSEQNAHPHRSKGCVLVHNGIIENYQELKQQLQKDGYKFESETDTEVVAHLIDKYLQKENMLADAVRLATKDVRGSYALAVISEREPGTLIAARSGCPLVVGRTQHASYVASDVMAMLAHTREVTYLEEGDVAVVTQHRVDLTDVDGHAVSRQSSTITWDASAAEKSGYPHFMLKEIHEQPQTILDTMRGRYSYETGEADLPGIGLTPNEFSAVERIWIVACGTSWHAGQVGKYLLEEMVRTPVQVDIGSEFRYRDPLVGKNDLFITISQSGETADTLAAAREAKQKGARVVSIVNVVGSTLARESDGVLYTHCGPEIGVASTKAFTAQLTALYLLALHFARVRNVMKVADGKAWLDRLVKLPVLVERVLQREAEIVAIAKRYYKKRNFLFLGRGINYPIALEGALKLKEISYIHAEGYAAGEMKHGPIALIDKDMPVVVLAPRDRLYDKTVSNLMEVKARRAPVIAFVAEGERELGKIADAVFTVPDTHSLISPILFTIPLQLLAYHIAVLRGADVDQPRNLAKSVTVE is encoded by the coding sequence ATGTGTGGAATCATCGGATACGTCGGCGATCAAGATGCGGTTCCGATTCTCATCGGGGGACTGGCGAAGTTGGAATACCGAGGGTACGACTCCTCGGGAGTCGCCGTCATGCAGGGAGAAAAGATTGCCGTCAGACGGAGCGTGGGCAAACTGGCTAATCTTCAAATGGCGCTCAAGTCCAACGAGCTCAAGGGAACGGTCGGAATCGGCCACACCCGCTGGGCGACCCATGGAAAGCCCTCGGAACAGAATGCCCATCCGCATCGGTCGAAAGGGTGTGTGTTGGTGCACAACGGGATTATCGAAAACTATCAGGAATTGAAGCAGCAGTTGCAAAAAGACGGCTACAAATTCGAATCGGAAACCGATACGGAGGTTGTCGCCCATTTGATCGATAAGTATCTTCAGAAAGAGAACATGCTGGCCGACGCCGTGCGGCTCGCGACGAAAGATGTGCGGGGCAGTTATGCGCTGGCTGTGATTTCTGAGCGGGAACCTGGAACGTTGATTGCTGCGCGGTCTGGCTGTCCGCTCGTGGTCGGTCGGACACAGCACGCATCCTACGTCGCTTCCGATGTGATGGCGATGCTCGCGCACACGCGGGAAGTGACCTACCTTGAAGAGGGGGATGTGGCGGTGGTCACGCAACACCGAGTGGACCTGACCGACGTCGACGGCCATGCGGTCTCGCGTCAGTCGTCGACAATTACGTGGGATGCATCTGCAGCCGAGAAAAGCGGCTATCCCCACTTCATGCTGAAAGAAATTCACGAACAGCCGCAGACCATTCTTGATACCATGCGCGGACGGTATTCCTATGAAACGGGGGAGGCGGATCTGCCCGGCATCGGCCTGACGCCCAATGAATTCTCAGCGGTTGAGCGCATCTGGATCGTCGCCTGCGGCACGTCCTGGCATGCAGGCCAGGTCGGAAAGTATTTGCTCGAAGAAATGGTCCGTACCCCGGTGCAGGTGGATATCGGGAGCGAGTTTCGGTATCGCGATCCGCTCGTCGGAAAAAACGACTTGTTCATCACAATTTCTCAATCCGGTGAGACGGCCGATACGCTGGCTGCTGCGCGAGAGGCGAAGCAAAAAGGTGCACGTGTCGTCTCGATCGTCAACGTCGTCGGCAGTACCTTGGCCCGTGAATCGGACGGGGTGCTGTACACACACTGCGGGCCGGAGATCGGGGTTGCCTCCACTAAGGCGTTTACGGCGCAACTCACCGCGCTGTATCTTCTGGCCTTGCATTTTGCGCGTGTTCGTAATGTGATGAAGGTGGCGGACGGGAAAGCCTGGCTCGATCGGCTGGTGAAGTTGCCGGTGTTGGTCGAGCGTGTGCTCCAGCGAGAAGCCGAAATCGTAGCAATCGCCAAGCGGTATTACAAAAAGCGGAACTTTCTGTTTTTGGGGCGCGGCATCAACTACCCGATCGCACTGGAGGGGGCGCTGAAGCTCAAGGAAATCTCCTACATCCATGCCGAAGGCTATGCGGCGGGCGAGATGAAACATGGCCCGATCGCGCTGATCGACAAAGATATGCCGGTTGTGGTGTTGGCGCCTCGGGACCGACTCTACGATAAAACAGTCAGCAATCTCATGGAAGTGAAAGCGCGCCGCGCGCCGGTGATTGCCTTTGTAGCAGAAGGAGAGCGGGAGCTCGGCAAGATTGCGGATGCGGTATTCACCGTGCCTGACACCCATTCGCTGATCTCGCCGATTTTGTTCACCATCCCGCTTCAACTCCTCGCGTATCATATTGCAGTATTGCGCGGGGCGGATGTCGATCAGCCGAGGAATCTGGCAAAAAGCGTAACGGTGGAATAG
- the glmU gene encoding bifunctional UDP-N-acetylglucosamine diphosphorylase/glucosamine-1-phosphate N-acetyltransferase GlmU, which yields MKQSVEQHTAVSRIPGLGVIVMAAGLGKRMNSSQVKVLHHVAGQPMVLYAVDVALQLAGHRIAVVVGHQSDRVRQVIESGIAGRPGSKSVRIVEQAEQLGTGHAVVQSRPVFCQGDEARPTNYLILNGDTPLLKEETARELLRVHQAQSATVTILTAMLDDPSGYGRVIRRQLGGDHRSEITPSDVLKIVEDRDATPVERATKEINVGTYVVSGEFLFEALDKLEPRNAQNEYYLTDIVRMAVAQGRSVAAVSLQDPEEGLGVNTRQQLSAAERVVRQQIRDRWLEAGVTMRDPGSVWIDAGVTIGRDTVLYPQVSLEGKTIVGEGTTIRSGVRITDCVIGNRVEILDSSVLCESQVHDEAHVGPFVHLRPGVLIRRKAKVGNFVEMKKTELGEGSKANHLSYLGDATIAEGVNIGAGTITCNYDGARKHRTVIGKNVFLGSDTQLIAPVTIGEGSVVAAGTTVTQNVPADSLAIARVPQVNRVGWAAKRRMLLTAGPPSENSAKASDRQGGQRAKKTSSNMKNRRAKSLKR from the coding sequence ATGAAACAATCGGTAGAGCAACACACGGCGGTCTCGCGTATTCCCGGCTTAGGAGTGATCGTAATGGCGGCCGGGTTGGGCAAGCGGATGAACTCCAGCCAAGTAAAGGTGCTGCACCATGTCGCAGGGCAGCCCATGGTTCTCTATGCCGTCGATGTGGCGCTACAACTGGCGGGTCATCGCATTGCGGTTGTGGTCGGGCATCAATCCGACAGGGTTCGGCAAGTGATTGAATCGGGTATTGCAGGCAGACCTGGATCAAAGTCGGTGCGCATCGTCGAGCAAGCCGAACAACTTGGGACCGGCCATGCCGTGGTGCAAAGCCGCCCCGTGTTTTGTCAGGGCGACGAAGCGCGTCCGACGAATTATCTTATCTTGAACGGTGATACCCCGTTGCTGAAGGAGGAGACGGCGCGCGAACTTTTGAGGGTTCATCAAGCGCAGAGCGCAACTGTGACGATTCTGACGGCGATGCTCGATGATCCCAGCGGCTATGGCCGAGTTATCCGCCGGCAGCTCGGCGGCGATCACCGGAGTGAAATAACTCCATCCGATGTGTTGAAGATCGTCGAAGATCGTGATGCCACTCCGGTAGAACGAGCCACGAAGGAAATCAACGTAGGGACGTATGTCGTGTCCGGAGAATTTCTCTTTGAGGCCCTCGATAAGCTGGAGCCACGCAACGCTCAGAATGAATACTATCTGACTGATATTGTTCGAATGGCAGTTGCCCAGGGGCGGTCGGTTGCGGCTGTGAGCCTTCAAGATCCCGAAGAGGGGCTGGGAGTCAATACCAGGCAACAGCTGTCGGCTGCGGAACGGGTCGTCCGTCAACAGATTCGCGATCGCTGGCTTGAAGCCGGAGTCACGATGCGAGATCCTGGCTCCGTGTGGATTGATGCCGGAGTCACCATCGGAAGAGATACGGTGCTCTATCCACAAGTGAGCCTCGAAGGCAAAACAATAGTCGGTGAAGGGACGACAATCCGATCTGGGGTTCGCATCACCGATTGCGTGATCGGCAATCGCGTTGAGATTCTGGATTCCTCTGTTCTGTGCGAGTCACAAGTCCACGACGAAGCGCATGTGGGACCGTTCGTGCATCTTCGTCCAGGTGTGCTGATCAGACGGAAAGCAAAAGTCGGAAATTTTGTCGAGATGAAGAAAACCGAATTGGGCGAAGGCTCCAAGGCCAATCACCTCAGCTATTTGGGTGATGCCACGATTGCAGAAGGCGTCAACATCGGCGCCGGCACCATCACGTGTAACTACGACGGAGCGCGAAAGCATCGCACGGTGATCGGCAAGAATGTGTTTCTTGGGAGCGATACGCAGCTGATTGCGCCGGTCACGATCGGAGAAGGATCAGTCGTGGCGGCAGGGACGACTGTGACGCAGAACGTGCCGGCTGATTCATTGGCGATCGCCCGTGTGCCGCAGGTCAATCGAGTCGGGTGGGCAGCTAAACGTCGGATGTTGCTGACCGCCGGTCCGCCGAGCGAAAATTCAGCGAAAGCTTCCGACAGGCAGGGGGGCCAAAGAGCCAAAAAGACTTCGAGTAACATGAAGAACAGGCGCGCGAAGTCATTGAAACGCTGA
- a CDS encoding DUF502 domain-containing protein: MLKTALRRYFLTGLLLVTPIWGTILVLKTLFVAVDGILGDAVAELVPDHYIPGLGIVTLVLLIFLVGLFAANFIGRQIVGHWEDWLNRLPLVRGIYSTLKSMMDILSFSERGSYRRVVLIQFPKNGHYCFAFVTGMTKGETTALGQEALVHVYVPTSPNPTSGYFLLVPEREVTSVDISIEEAMKLIVSGGLYTPSGTIASALSGESKWSQAKQPDAGVPIG, translated from the coding sequence ATGCTCAAGACCGCGCTAAGACGGTATTTTTTGACAGGTCTCCTTCTTGTCACTCCTATCTGGGGCACTATTCTCGTCCTGAAGACCCTGTTCGTCGCGGTAGACGGCATCTTAGGCGATGCCGTCGCAGAGTTGGTGCCAGACCATTATATCCCCGGCTTAGGGATCGTCACTCTGGTGTTGCTCATTTTTTTGGTCGGGTTGTTCGCGGCGAATTTCATCGGGCGCCAGATTGTGGGGCACTGGGAGGATTGGCTCAACCGACTGCCCCTCGTACGGGGGATTTATTCAACATTGAAATCCATGATGGATATTCTGTCCTTTTCAGAGCGCGGGTCGTATCGACGTGTGGTCTTGATCCAATTCCCCAAGAACGGCCATTATTGTTTTGCGTTCGTGACCGGCATGACAAAAGGCGAGACAACGGCATTGGGCCAGGAGGCGCTCGTTCACGTCTATGTGCCCACCTCGCCCAATCCGACGTCGGGCTATTTTCTATTGGTGCCGGAACGAGAGGTGACATCTGTTGATATCAGTATTGAGGAAGCGATGAAACTGATCGTGTCAGGCGGTCTCTATACACCGTCCGGCACCATAGCTTCGGCCCTGAGCGGGGAATCGAAGTGGAGTCAGGCCAAACAACCGGATGCCGGTGTGCCGATCGGATAA
- the tmk gene encoding dTMP kinase encodes MGKTSRKPTGIFITLEGGEGSGKTTQARRLCERLSAQGLDVLHTREPGGTLLAERLRSLLLDHSVESIAPETEAYLIFAARRQHVDHVIKPSLARGMTVVCDRFSDSTMAYQGYGRGLDLRVLRTMNDWATGKLTPQLTLLFDVPVAVGLSRRRSRTATQNRLDRETERFHLKVRAGFHALARREPRRITVIDSTRPLESVAQTVEELVINWLKTYSARTSRHR; translated from the coding sequence ATGGGTAAAACATCTAGAAAACCAACGGGTATTTTCATCACGCTGGAAGGCGGTGAGGGAAGCGGAAAAACGACACAAGCTCGAAGACTTTGTGAGCGGTTGAGCGCGCAAGGCCTGGACGTGCTGCATACCAGAGAACCGGGTGGGACGCTTCTCGCTGAACGTCTGCGGAGTCTCCTGCTCGACCATTCGGTGGAATCGATTGCTCCGGAAACGGAAGCCTACCTCATTTTCGCGGCAAGACGCCAACATGTGGATCACGTCATCAAACCCTCGCTCGCACGCGGGATGACGGTCGTCTGTGATCGATTCTCAGATTCGACGATGGCCTATCAGGGGTATGGACGGGGATTGGATCTCCGAGTGTTGCGCACGATGAACGACTGGGCGACCGGAAAACTTACTCCACAGCTCACGTTGCTCTTCGATGTCCCTGTAGCTGTCGGACTCAGTCGACGCCGTAGTCGCACAGCCACTCAAAATCGGCTCGATCGAGAAACCGAACGGTTCCACCTGAAGGTCCGTGCGGGATTTCACGCGTTGGCCCGGCGAGAACCTCGACGCATCACGGTGATCGATTCCACACGACCTCTGGAATCGGTGGCACAAACCGTGGAAGAACTGGTCATCAACTGGCTCAAAACGTATTCCGCACGGACATCGAGACACCGATAG